The sequence CGGTTTCGACCGACATTGTGCGAATCCATTACCTTCGACAGCGTCCAGTACGTAAAGGCATTAAATCGATCGGCTATTTTTTCCCCCTGATAGCGTTGATAGCCAGCGGCCTTATAGCCATCGAGTTGTTCGTTGTTATCGAGAGCCTGCGTAAAGCCATATGTATCGTAGTTACGATACGAAATCATGGCCATAGCCCGAGCCGCTTTCATCCCCGACGCGCCTGCATCGTCGCGTCGTTCGATCCAGGTGGGGTCAGCTTCAATAGCCATACGCTGGGCTTCATTGAAGGCAATACACCAGGGCGATGCAACCGCGCTGACAGCGATCAGAACAAGATTTTCGATTAGATTCGGGCGTAGAATTGCCCACTCAACCGCTTGTTCTCCGCCAACGGATCCACCAATACAGGTATGAATTTTATCGATACCCAACTCCTGCCGTAACAGGTCCAGCGCTTCAACCATATCGCGGATGGTAATTGTCGGGAAATCGTGGTAGAAGGGCTTTCCTGTAGTTGTATTGACTGAGAGAGGTCCGGTTGAGCCATAACAGGAACCGAGAATATTGGCACAGACGATGAAATCAGTATCGGGATTAAAGTATTTCCCTGGCCCTACCATGCCATTCCACCAGTCGCCGGGGTCGGCATTGCCGGTCAAAGCATGACAAATCCAGACAACGTTAGACCCATCGCTGTTCAGTGTTCCGCGTGTGGTGTAAGCTAACCGAAAACCCGGTAAGCTCTCTCCCGATTCAAGCGGGAACGAATATTTATAGTTAAAATAATGGATGTCCAAAGGATAATGCGTTTTCTGCCCTAACGTTTTCAGGCATTATGAAGGCATAACGGCACTGAA comes from Spirosoma aureum and encodes:
- a CDS encoding homoserine O-acetyltransferase family protein, which gives rise to MDIHYFNYKYSFPLESGESLPGFRLAYTTRGTLNSDGSNVVWICHALTGNADPGDWWNGMVGPGKYFNPDTDFIVCANILGSCYGSTGPLSVNTTTGKPFYHDFPTITIRDMVEALDLLRQELGIDKIHTCIGGSVGGEQAVEWAILRPNLIENLVLIAVSAVASPWCIAFNEAQRMAIEADPTWIERRDDAGASGMKAARAMAMISYRNYDTYGFTQALDNNEQLDGYKAAGYQRYQGEKIADRFNAFTYWTLSKVMDSHNVGRNRGSILNALNQIKARALVVGIRSDLLFPIAEQQFLARHIPNAVYEEIDSLYGHDGFLIEFRPLGSILRKWMASATSDSNKMAEAVKK